The following coding sequences lie in one Microvirga sp. 17 mud 1-3 genomic window:
- a CDS encoding substrate-binding domain-containing protein gives MRLALTFAAATAGLLMASTAMAQDIKIALIAGKTGPLEAYAKQTEAGFMMGLEYLTKGSMSWQGRKINVIVKDDQLKADLAKTLLEQAYNDDKVDLAVGTTSSAAALAMLPVAEENGKVLIVEPAVADAITGEKWNRFIFRTARNSTQDAYGAAAAVPASGEVTIATLAQDYAFGRDGVAALKNALAAIRPNAKVVFEEYAPQNATDFTASAQRLFDALKDKPGRKIIEIIWAGQHPLPKIADLKPERYGIEIAPGGNILPAMQIYKNYPGMEGAIYYYWDFPKNAMNDWLVAEHRKRYGTPPDFFTAGGFAAASAALTAIEKAGGTDPEKLISAMEGMTFETPKGPMTFRKEDHQALQVMYHFKVKADGKDQNDLLELVDTIPADKLPIPVRNKR, from the coding sequence ATGCGCCTTGCTCTCACATTCGCGGCCGCGACGGCCGGCCTGCTCATGGCGTCCACGGCCATGGCGCAGGACATCAAGATTGCGCTCATCGCCGGCAAGACCGGGCCGCTGGAGGCCTATGCCAAGCAGACCGAGGCCGGCTTCATGATGGGCCTCGAATACCTGACCAAGGGCTCAATGAGCTGGCAGGGCCGCAAGATCAACGTGATCGTCAAGGACGACCAGCTCAAGGCCGACTTGGCCAAGACCCTGCTGGAGCAGGCCTATAACGACGACAAGGTCGACCTCGCAGTGGGCACCACCTCATCGGCCGCGGCCCTCGCCATGCTTCCAGTCGCGGAGGAGAACGGCAAGGTTCTCATCGTCGAGCCCGCGGTCGCTGACGCCATCACGGGCGAGAAGTGGAACCGCTTCATCTTCCGCACGGCCCGCAATTCCACGCAGGACGCCTACGGGGCAGCAGCGGCCGTCCCGGCGAGCGGCGAGGTGACCATCGCGACGCTGGCGCAGGATTACGCCTTCGGCCGCGACGGCGTCGCGGCCCTCAAGAACGCGCTTGCGGCGATCCGGCCGAACGCCAAGGTCGTGTTCGAAGAATACGCACCGCAGAACGCCACCGACTTCACGGCCTCCGCCCAGCGCCTCTTCGATGCACTCAAGGACAAGCCGGGCCGGAAGATCATCGAGATCATCTGGGCCGGTCAGCACCCGCTACCGAAGATCGCCGACCTGAAACCGGAGCGCTACGGCATCGAGATCGCGCCGGGCGGCAACATCCTGCCGGCCATGCAGATCTACAAGAACTACCCGGGCATGGAAGGCGCGATCTACTATTACTGGGACTTTCCCAAGAACGCGATGAACGACTGGCTCGTGGCCGAGCACCGGAAGCGCTACGGCACGCCGCCGGATTTCTTCACGGCGGGCGGCTTCGCGGCCGCCTCCGCGGCCCTGACGGCGATCGAGAAGGCCGGCGGCACCGATCCCGAGAAGCTGATCTCGGCCATGGAAGGCATGACCTTCGAAACCCCGAAGGGCCCCATGACCTTCCGCAAGGAGGATCACCAGGCGCTCCAGGTCATGTATCACTTCAAGGTCAAGGCGGACGGCAAGGACCAGAACGACCTGCTCGAGCTCGTCGACACGATTCCGGCCGACAAGCTGCCGATCCCGGTCCGCAACAAGCGCTGA
- a CDS encoding DMT family transporter yields MSTSATSLSPRIRSGAVFGIGLMLLGVFLFAMNDVMGKWLVATYSVGQVLFLRSAAALAVLLPIMRGQKVRLQVPPQPGLHFVRIVLSTLEVACFYGAVTYLPLADVMTYYLAAPIYVAAFAVFLLGERLDPPRILAIAVGFVGVLVALRPSPATLSLPAVIALAGSMFYSLLMITTRRLRETPDAILVLGQILGALVFGILAIPFAWVTPGPIDLAGLFLLGIVSMAGHVCVNRSLKLAPASVVAPYQYTLIVWAIVLGYLFFGDVVGFWTLIGAVIICSAGLALLLLEHQAARRGRIAKDIEAPVLPEA; encoded by the coding sequence ATGTCGACTTCCGCAACGTCACTTTCCCCGAGGATCCGCTCCGGCGCGGTGTTCGGTATCGGGCTGATGCTGCTCGGGGTCTTCCTGTTCGCCATGAACGACGTCATGGGCAAATGGCTCGTCGCCACCTATTCGGTCGGCCAGGTCCTGTTCCTGCGCAGCGCCGCGGCCCTGGCGGTGCTCCTGCCGATCATGCGCGGCCAGAAGGTCCGGCTCCAGGTTCCCCCGCAGCCGGGGCTTCACTTCGTGCGCATCGTCCTGTCCACCCTGGAGGTCGCGTGCTTCTACGGGGCCGTCACCTATCTGCCGCTCGCGGACGTGATGACCTATTATCTCGCGGCGCCGATTTATGTGGCAGCCTTCGCGGTCTTCCTGCTCGGTGAAAGGCTCGATCCTCCTCGGATCCTGGCCATTGCGGTGGGATTCGTGGGTGTCCTCGTGGCCTTGCGGCCCTCTCCGGCAACCCTGTCGCTGCCGGCTGTGATCGCCCTGGCGGGGAGCATGTTCTATTCGCTCCTCATGATCACAACCCGCCGCCTGCGGGAGACACCCGACGCCATCCTCGTGCTCGGCCAGATCCTCGGGGCGCTGGTTTTCGGCATCCTCGCGATTCCGTTCGCCTGGGTGACGCCGGGGCCGATCGATCTTGCGGGGCTGTTCCTCCTCGGCATCGTCTCCATGGCGGGGCATGTCTGCGTCAACCGCTCCCTCAAGCTCGCGCCCGCTTCCGTGGTGGCACCCTACCAGTACACGCTGATCGTCTGGGCCATCGTGCTCGGCTACCTGTTCTTCGGCGATGTGGTGGGCTTCTGGACGCTCATTGGAGCTGTCATCATCTGCAGCGCCGGGCTCGCGCTCCTTCTTCTGGAACACCAGGCCGCCCGGCGCGGGCGGATCGCGAAGGACATCGAGGCGCCGGTGCTTCCCGAGGCCTGA
- a CDS encoding branched-chain amino acid ABC transporter permease → MRSTSPSPAIHDETRPRRGPVAWLLSSDPPRSWILSLILLVIVACLMAAPFLFPGSQPLGTAAKICVFILLVASYDLLLGYTGIVSFAHTMFFGIGGYGIAIALERLGPSWESVALGMVAALALSALLAAAIGLLSLRVRAIFFSMITLAVASAAAVLASQMSGITGGEDGLSFQLPAELRPAFRPLAEPLFGITVNGRILAYYLIVAVTLLVFLLLLRIVNSPFGRVLQAIRENEFRAEALGYRVVAYRTAASVISALAATIAGGLMALWLRYNGPDTTLSFSIMIDILLMVVIGGMGTLYGAVLGATLFVLAQSYLQVLMGAASEALAGIPLLPQLVHPDRWLLWLGILFIVSIYAFPGGIVGRLRREHHL, encoded by the coding sequence ATGAGAAGCACTTCCCCCTCTCCGGCCATACATGACGAGACCCGGCCGCGCCGCGGCCCGGTCGCGTGGCTCCTGTCGTCCGACCCGCCGCGGTCCTGGATCCTTTCTCTGATCCTCCTCGTGATCGTGGCCTGCCTTATGGCAGCGCCCTTCCTGTTCCCGGGCAGCCAGCCGCTCGGCACGGCGGCCAAGATCTGCGTCTTCATCCTTCTGGTGGCGAGCTACGACCTGCTGCTCGGCTATACGGGGATCGTCTCGTTCGCCCACACCATGTTCTTCGGGATCGGCGGCTACGGGATCGCCATCGCGCTGGAGCGGCTCGGTCCCTCCTGGGAATCGGTCGCCCTCGGCATGGTCGCGGCGCTTGCACTCTCGGCCCTGCTGGCGGCTGCCATCGGCCTCCTGTCCCTGCGGGTGCGCGCCATCTTCTTCTCGATGATCACCCTGGCGGTTGCGTCCGCGGCCGCGGTCCTGGCCTCCCAGATGTCGGGCATCACGGGCGGGGAGGACGGGCTCTCGTTCCAGCTTCCCGCCGAGTTGCGCCCGGCCTTCCGGCCGCTGGCGGAGCCCCTCTTCGGGATCACGGTGAACGGGCGTATCCTCGCCTATTATCTCATCGTCGCCGTGACCCTGCTCGTCTTCCTTCTCCTGCTGCGCATCGTGAACTCGCCCTTCGGGCGGGTGCTGCAGGCCATCCGCGAGAACGAGTTCCGGGCCGAGGCTCTCGGCTACCGGGTAGTCGCCTACCGGACCGCCGCCTCGGTGATCTCGGCCCTTGCGGCCACGATCGCCGGAGGCCTCATGGCACTCTGGCTGCGCTATAACGGCCCCGACACGACCCTGTCATTCTCGATCATGATCGACATCCTGCTCATGGTGGTGATCGGCGGCATGGGCACCCTGTATGGTGCCGTCCTGGGCGCGACCCTGTTCGTACTGGCCCAGAGCTACCTTCAGGTGCTGATGGGCGCCGCAAGCGAGGCGCTAGCCGGCATCCCGCTCCTGCCCCAGCTGGTCCACCCGGACCGCTGGCTCCTGTGGCTCGGCATCCTGTTCATCGTCAGCATCTACGCCTTCCCGGGCGGCATCGTCGGACGTCTGCGCCGGGAGCATCACCTTTAG
- a CDS encoding ABC transporter ATP-binding protein has translation MAESPAEPLLRLEGVQTHIGPYHILHGIYFEVPAGELTMLLGRNGAGKTTTLRTIMGLWRPSAGSILFDGRDIAALPTPDIARSGIAYVPESMGIFSDLTVRENIVLAARSGPVNKARLEWILGLFPALKRFWNLPAGHLSGGQKQMLAIARAIAEPRRLLLVDEPTKGLAPVMVRSMIEAFRALKAAGETILLVEQNFHAASQLGDNVIVMDDGLVVHSGAMSELVADKTLQQRLLGLSLDAHQ, from the coding sequence ATGGCTGAGAGCCCGGCCGAACCGCTGCTCCGGCTCGAAGGGGTGCAGACCCATATCGGCCCCTATCACATCCTCCACGGAATCTATTTCGAGGTGCCGGCGGGCGAGCTGACCATGCTGCTCGGACGCAACGGCGCCGGCAAGACCACAACCCTGCGCACCATCATGGGCCTCTGGCGGCCCTCCGCAGGAAGCATCCTGTTCGACGGCCGCGACATCGCGGCCCTGCCGACACCAGACATTGCCAGATCGGGCATTGCCTATGTGCCCGAATCCATGGGCATCTTCAGCGATCTCACGGTGCGCGAGAACATCGTGCTCGCGGCCCGGAGCGGCCCTGTCAACAAGGCGCGGCTCGAGTGGATTCTTGGCCTCTTTCCGGCCCTCAAGCGCTTCTGGAACCTGCCGGCCGGTCACCTCTCCGGCGGACAGAAGCAGATGCTCGCCATTGCGCGCGCCATCGCCGAGCCGCGGCGGCTTCTCCTCGTGGACGAACCCACCAAGGGCCTTGCGCCCGTCATGGTGCGCAGCATGATCGAGGCCTTCCGGGCCCTCAAGGCCGCCGGGGAGACGATCCTCCTGGTGGAGCAGAACTTCCATGCCGCCTCGCAACTCGGCGACAACGTGATCGTCATGGATGACGGGCTCGTCGTGCATTCCGGCGCCATGAGCGAACTCGTCGCCGACAAGACCCTGCAGCAGCGTCTCCTCGGCCTCAGCCTGGATGCCCACCAATGA
- a CDS encoding SMP-30/gluconolactonase/LRE family protein: MTATSTVVFDERFRSLIIPTARLEKLAEGCRWAEGPAYFPAGRYLVWSDVPNDRMLRYDETTGHVGVFRHPSGYSNGNTVDREGRLVTCEHGTRRVTRTEHDGSITVIASHFDGKRLNSPNDVVVRSDGSFWFTDPAYGIDSDYEGHKAESEIGACHVYRVDPASGAVSLVADDFVRPNGLAFSPDETRLYVADTGATHEPDGPRHIRVFDVDEAGRLHNGRLFATCTEGLFDGFRLDDAGRIWTSAGDGVHCYDPDGTLLGKILFPEIVANVVFGGPKRNRLYVCATTSLYAIMLPVNGAKTF, from the coding sequence ATGACCGCGACCTCCACCGTCGTTTTCGATGAACGCTTCCGAAGCCTCATCATTCCCACCGCCCGTCTGGAGAAACTGGCGGAGGGATGCCGCTGGGCCGAGGGACCGGCCTATTTCCCGGCCGGTCGCTACCTTGTCTGGAGCGATGTGCCCAACGACCGGATGCTGCGCTACGACGAGACGACCGGTCATGTGGGCGTCTTCCGCCACCCCTCCGGCTATTCCAACGGCAACACCGTGGATCGCGAGGGACGCCTCGTCACCTGCGAGCACGGCACGCGGCGGGTCACCCGCACGGAGCATGACGGCTCCATCACGGTGATCGCGAGCCATTTCGACGGCAAGCGCCTCAACAGCCCCAACGACGTGGTCGTGCGCTCCGACGGATCGTTCTGGTTCACGGACCCGGCCTACGGGATCGATTCCGACTACGAGGGCCACAAGGCCGAGAGCGAGATCGGCGCCTGCCACGTCTACCGGGTCGATCCAGCAAGCGGCGCGGTCTCCCTCGTGGCCGACGATTTCGTGCGGCCGAACGGCCTTGCCTTCTCGCCCGACGAGACCCGCCTCTATGTGGCCGATACGGGCGCGACCCATGAGCCTGACGGGCCCCGCCACATCCGCGTCTTCGACGTGGACGAAGCGGGCAGGCTTCACAACGGCCGCCTCTTCGCCACATGCACGGAAGGGCTCTTCGACGGTTTCCGGCTCGACGACGCGGGGCGCATCTGGACGAGTGCCGGAGACGGGGTGCATTGCTACGACCCGGACGGCACGCTGCTCGGCAAGATCCTTTTCCCGGAGATCGTCGCAAACGTCGTCTTCGGCGGCCCGAAGCGCAACCGCCTCTATGTCTGCGCCACCACGTCCCTCTACGCCATCATGCTCCCGGTCAACGGCGCCAAGACGTTCTGA
- a CDS encoding branched-chain amino acid ABC transporter permease, which produces MSDVAAEAPSAAALPRARTDWLPLALVPVLALAALPLVGDVSAWVTLTLAGLAMGMMIFLMASGLTLVFGLMDIINFGHGVFISLGAYATLIVLGPLAGWASADSVTLNLALLLLCIAVAMGLTAVVGAVFERVIVRPVYGSHLKQILVTMGGLIVTEQAIHAIWGASPIPIPLPETLRGAFVIGDVVMERYRVVAVGIGLFVFAAMQLLLNRTRIGLLIRAGVENPEMVEALGYRIRRLFVSVFVAGSALAGLGGVMWAFYRQTLTAGMGMDVMVLVFIVIIIGGLGSVGGCFVGSILVALVANYVGFLAPKLALVSNILVMALVLIWRPQGLFPVARR; this is translated from the coding sequence ATGAGCGACGTCGCCGCCGAAGCCCCCTCCGCAGCCGCCTTGCCCCGCGCCAGGACCGACTGGCTGCCTCTGGCGCTCGTCCCCGTGCTGGCTTTGGCTGCCCTGCCCCTGGTCGGCGATGTCTCTGCCTGGGTGACGCTGACCCTCGCGGGCCTCGCCATGGGCATGATGATCTTTCTCATGGCGTCCGGCCTCACCCTCGTCTTCGGCCTCATGGACATCATCAATTTCGGCCACGGGGTGTTCATTTCGCTCGGCGCCTACGCGACCCTCATCGTGCTCGGTCCCCTGGCTGGGTGGGCGAGCGCCGATTCCGTCACGCTCAACCTTGCCCTGCTGCTCCTGTGCATCGCCGTCGCCATGGGCCTGACTGCCGTGGTGGGCGCGGTGTTCGAGCGGGTGATCGTGCGCCCGGTCTATGGCAGCCACCTCAAGCAGATCCTTGTCACCATGGGCGGCCTCATCGTCACCGAGCAGGCCATCCACGCGATCTGGGGCGCCTCTCCGATCCCGATCCCGCTCCCCGAGACCCTGCGCGGCGCCTTCGTGATCGGCGACGTCGTGATGGAGCGCTACCGGGTGGTCGCGGTCGGCATCGGCCTCTTCGTGTTCGCCGCCATGCAGCTCCTGCTGAACCGCACCCGGATCGGGCTCCTCATCCGTGCCGGGGTGGAAAATCCCGAGATGGTGGAGGCCCTCGGCTACCGCATCCGCCGCCTCTTCGTGAGCGTCTTCGTGGCCGGCTCGGCACTGGCCGGGCTCGGCGGCGTCATGTGGGCCTTCTACCGCCAGACCCTCACGGCCGGCATGGGCATGGACGTGATGGTGCTGGTCTTCATCGTCATCATCATCGGCGGCCTGGGATCGGTCGGCGGCTGCTTCGTCGGGTCCATCCTGGTAGCCTTAGTGGCCAATTACGTAGGCTTCCTGGCGCCGAAGCTGGCCCTCGTGTCCAATATCCTCGTCATGGCCCTGGTGCTGATCTGGCGTCCGCAGGGCTTGTTCCCGGTGGCACGCCGATGA
- the greA gene encoding transcription elongation factor GreA, with amino-acid sequence MSRAFVRESEGGEAFEDLPDRPISPHQNLVTPQGLAQIDAMIEDLRQRLAQAQEAEDKGEVARVSRDLRYWAHRKSTAEPVPDPTDFSQVRFGSRVTFVREDGRSQTYRIVGEDEADPAKGSISYVSPLAQALLGKQVGDEIAVAQTEAEIVRIE; translated from the coding sequence ATGAGCCGTGCCTTTGTGCGTGAAAGTGAAGGCGGAGAGGCCTTCGAGGATTTGCCGGACCGGCCCATCAGCCCGCACCAGAACCTGGTCACGCCCCAGGGCCTCGCGCAGATTGACGCGATGATCGAGGATTTGCGACAGCGGCTCGCGCAGGCCCAGGAGGCCGAGGACAAGGGTGAGGTGGCGCGGGTGTCCCGCGACCTGCGCTACTGGGCCCACCGCAAGTCGACCGCGGAGCCGGTGCCCGATCCGACCGACTTCTCCCAGGTCCGCTTCGGGTCCCGGGTCACTTTCGTGCGGGAGGACGGGCGGAGCCAGACCTATCGCATCGTCGGAGAGGACGAAGCGGACCCGGCAAAGGGCAGCATTTCGTATGTGTCGCCGCTGGCCCAGGCGCTCCTGGGCAAGCAGGTCGGCGACGAGATCGCCGTGGCCCAAACCGAGGCCGAGATCGTGCGGATCGAATAG
- a CDS encoding polyphosphate kinase 2 family protein, with amino-acid sequence MSDRSRALVEKFLIRPGKTFRLKDLDPRDTSTVGDEETTKIETDALARDIDALQDRLYAEGRRALLVILQGTDTAGKDGTIRGVFNATGPIGVSVTAFRRPSEDELAHDYLRRAHLACPRRGTIGIFNRSHYEDVLVAKVRSLAPEKDIERRYDQINAFEKMLTENGTTILKFMLHISKDEQKERLQERLDNPNKHWKFNPGDLEDRKSWGDFQKAYEAMLNNCSTEWAPWYVVPADRKWVRNAIVARVVKATLEEMDPQYPKPSWKPGDFKVD; translated from the coding sequence ATGTCGGATCGCAGCCGCGCCCTTGTCGAGAAGTTTCTGATCCGCCCTGGAAAAACCTTCCGGCTGAAGGATCTCGACCCGCGCGACACCTCCACGGTCGGGGACGAGGAGACGACCAAGATCGAGACGGACGCGCTCGCCCGCGACATCGATGCGCTTCAGGACCGCCTTTACGCTGAGGGCCGGCGGGCGCTCCTCGTCATTCTCCAGGGAACGGACACGGCCGGTAAGGACGGGACGATCCGCGGCGTCTTCAATGCTACCGGCCCCATCGGCGTCTCGGTGACGGCCTTCAGGCGCCCGTCGGAGGACGAGCTCGCGCACGATTATCTCCGGCGCGCCCACCTCGCGTGCCCCCGGCGCGGAACCATCGGCATCTTCAACCGCTCCCATTACGAGGACGTGCTGGTCGCCAAAGTGCGCAGCCTCGCACCCGAAAAGGACATCGAGCGCCGCTATGACCAGATCAATGCCTTCGAGAAGATGCTGACCGAGAACGGCACCACCATTCTCAAGTTCATGCTCCACATCTCCAAGGACGAGCAGAAGGAGCGCCTCCAGGAACGGCTCGACAACCCGAATAAGCATTGGAAATTCAACCCCGGCGACCTCGAAGACCGGAAAAGCTGGGGCGATTTCCAGAAGGCCTACGAGGCCATGCTGAACAACTGCTCCACCGAATGGGCGCCCTGGTACGTGGTCCCGGCAGACCGCAAATGGGTCCGCAACGCCATCGTGGCACGGGTCGTCAAGGCGACCTTGGAAGAGATGGACCCGCAATATCCCAAGCCCTCCTGGAAGCCCGGGGACTTCAAGGTCGATTAG
- a CDS encoding mechanosensitive ion channel family protein: protein MNISRGRHGQEAAIPLVCALLVITFVALQFLATPAALGSLSLLAPPETSSPRDTLEDFRNNARRATSLLMDAYRENAAEPGLFWSRSVKDKVKEAEALLGRASRALDLRNVPPVELDHRRLEATLLLKEVLDRLPLPDTAAIPGSEAIAKGPIPSWRIPGTEIRIVRMTEGPHAGEYLFSSETVDQLDDVYRVIRDQPDISGATSDFYDFFSQSPGQLLPPKWFTLIEKLPPTFRHEIAGQAIWQWIGLCLLIGLSAWAVLMVRRLARRATSSHDHAGFMSLLATVLTPGAIAVASIAIVTLADYEINLTGRVNDIVGQIGQGIAYAAVVVAVMKFSNGLANHLTFSRSESIDAHLARAAVRIGGIVVSIVLLIYGASYLGIPLAGLLAGLGVGGLAVALAAKPTLENFIGGLILYADRPVRVGDLCRFGSLEGRVQEIGIRSTRIRGLDRSLITIPNATFVNMNIINLTNRDRMPYVRTVGLQATGSAAIRQEVEVIAATVAEHPRIEPTSIQVRLREVHEEKPKAEIQALIMTSRWDDFLKIQQDLDLMLRDRLMAMKEIEPAADDSNVYPLKELGEAEGPKASTAS from the coding sequence ATGAACATCTCCAGAGGACGGCACGGGCAGGAAGCGGCTATCCCTTTGGTCTGCGCGCTGCTCGTGATCACCTTCGTGGCGCTACAGTTCCTAGCGACCCCGGCGGCGCTCGGCAGCCTCAGTCTGCTCGCGCCCCCCGAGACGTCCAGCCCGCGCGACACGCTCGAGGATTTCCGGAACAACGCTCGCCGAGCGACCTCCCTCCTCATGGATGCCTATCGGGAGAATGCTGCCGAGCCGGGCCTGTTCTGGAGCCGGAGCGTCAAGGACAAGGTCAAGGAAGCTGAGGCGCTCCTGGGGCGTGCGTCCAGGGCCCTCGACCTGCGGAACGTGCCGCCCGTCGAGCTTGACCACCGGCGGCTGGAAGCGACCCTGCTCCTGAAGGAGGTCCTCGACCGCCTGCCGCTGCCGGACACTGCGGCCATTCCAGGCAGCGAGGCCATCGCCAAGGGCCCGATCCCAAGCTGGCGCATTCCCGGCACCGAGATCCGGATCGTCCGCATGACGGAAGGCCCGCATGCAGGCGAGTATCTTTTCTCCAGCGAAACCGTGGACCAGTTGGACGATGTCTACCGAGTCATTCGTGATCAGCCGGACATCAGCGGCGCCACCTCGGACTTCTACGATTTCTTCAGCCAGTCACCCGGCCAGCTTCTCCCGCCGAAATGGTTCACGCTGATCGAGAAGTTGCCGCCCACCTTCCGGCACGAAATCGCCGGGCAGGCCATCTGGCAATGGATCGGCCTGTGCCTGCTGATCGGCTTGTCTGCCTGGGCGGTTCTCATGGTGCGACGTCTGGCCAGAAGGGCGACATCGAGCCATGACCATGCGGGCTTCATGTCCCTGCTGGCGACCGTCCTGACGCCCGGGGCAATCGCCGTGGCCAGCATCGCGATCGTCACGCTCGCCGATTACGAGATCAACCTCACCGGGCGCGTCAATGACATCGTGGGGCAGATCGGGCAGGGCATTGCCTATGCGGCCGTCGTCGTGGCGGTGATGAAATTCTCCAACGGCTTGGCGAACCACCTCACATTCTCCCGCTCGGAGAGCATCGACGCGCATCTGGCGCGGGCGGCCGTGCGGATCGGCGGCATCGTCGTGAGCATCGTCCTCCTGATCTATGGCGCTTCCTATCTGGGGATTCCGCTCGCCGGCCTCCTGGCGGGTCTCGGTGTCGGCGGCCTTGCGGTGGCGCTGGCCGCGAAGCCGACGCTCGAGAATTTCATCGGCGGCCTGATCCTCTATGCCGACAGGCCCGTGCGGGTCGGGGACCTGTGTCGCTTCGGCTCTCTCGAAGGGCGCGTGCAGGAGATCGGCATCCGCTCCACCCGCATCCGGGGGCTCGACCGATCCCTGATCACGATCCCCAACGCTACCTTCGTGAACATGAACATCATCAACCTGACCAACCGGGACCGGATGCCCTATGTCAGGACCGTCGGCCTGCAGGCCACCGGCAGCGCGGCCATCCGCCAGGAGGTGGAGGTGATCGCCGCGACCGTGGCGGAGCATCCGCGGATCGAGCCGACATCGATCCAGGTCCGGCTGCGCGAGGTGCACGAAGAGAAGCCGAAGGCCGAGATCCAGGCCCTCATCATGACATCCCGCTGGGACGATTTCCTGAAGATCCAGCAGGATCTCGACCTGATGCTGCGCGACAGGCTCATGGCCATGAAAGAGATCGAGCCGGCCGCCGACGATTCCAATGTCTATCCGCTCAAGGAACTGGGCGAGGCCGAGGGCCCGAAAGCCTCCACGGCCTCCTGA
- a CDS encoding universal stress protein, with product MKSILVPIEDHGVAEPVLETALHVGRMFDSYMEGLAVTPDYPVVLPVDIAIGVPSPVTPENRAEMAKSCRERFEAFMISKGVPRITSSLASLGFGWRQDGLMEDAFLGAYGRVFDVTVVGRPDGENGHTRLSTVEAALFETGRPVLIAPPQPPAGFCNTAVIAWNRSTETARAVLGAMPLLAKANRTVVLELEDWGVPGPSGSELVRSLRMHGINADAIVAADPSNRPGEVILAEAAALGCDLLVKGAYTQSRLRQMFFGGATSHILANTTIPVLMAH from the coding sequence ATGAAAAGCATTCTCGTTCCCATCGAAGACCACGGCGTCGCCGAACCCGTTCTCGAAACCGCTCTTCATGTCGGCCGGATGTTCGACAGCTATATGGAAGGGCTGGCCGTCACGCCGGACTACCCGGTGGTGCTGCCCGTCGACATCGCGATCGGCGTGCCCTCGCCCGTCACCCCGGAGAACCGCGCGGAGATGGCCAAGTCCTGCCGGGAGCGCTTCGAAGCCTTCATGATCAGCAAGGGCGTGCCGCGCATCACCTCGTCGCTGGCTAGCCTCGGCTTCGGCTGGCGCCAGGATGGGCTGATGGAGGACGCCTTCCTGGGCGCCTATGGGCGCGTCTTCGACGTCACCGTGGTCGGCCGCCCCGACGGCGAGAACGGCCATACCCGCCTTTCCACCGTGGAGGCCGCCCTCTTCGAAACCGGGCGGCCCGTGCTCATCGCGCCGCCCCAGCCCCCCGCGGGCTTCTGCAACACCGCCGTCATCGCCTGGAACCGCAGCACGGAGACCGCCCGCGCCGTACTGGGCGCCATGCCGCTCCTTGCCAAGGCTAACCGCACGGTGGTGCTCGAACTGGAGGATTGGGGCGTTCCCGGCCCGTCCGGGTCTGAACTGGTCCGGTCGCTCCGCATGCACGGCATCAACGCCGACGCCATCGTGGCGGCTGATCCATCCAACCGGCCCGGCGAAGTCATCCTGGCGGAGGCGGCGGCACTCGGCTGCGATCTGCTGGTGAAGGGTGCCTATACGCAGAGCCGCCTGCGGCAGATGTTCTTCGGCGGCGCCACGAGCCATATCCTCGCCAACACGACGATCCCTGTCCTGATGGCCCATTGA
- a CDS encoding ABC transporter ATP-binding protein — MAPSLLPEPALETRGLTVRFGGHVAVDDVSCRFMPGTLTAIVGPNGAGKTTYFNLISGQLRATAGQVLVDSRDVTGLPPSTRAKRGLGRAFQLTNLFPRLTALENVRLAVQSRAEAGWSLLSVWSSRRDLIDKADAILERVRLADKRHVPPGALSHGDQRKLEVALLIAMEPKVFMFDEPTAGMSVDEVPTVLELIQDIRNQGDATVLLVEHKMDVVRSLADRIVVLHNGALVADGEPAAVIASPVVQEAYLGLEASHG; from the coding sequence GTGGCTCCTTCCCTGTTGCCTGAGCCCGCGCTCGAGACGCGCGGGCTCACCGTCCGGTTCGGCGGCCATGTGGCCGTCGACGATGTTTCGTGCCGCTTCATGCCTGGCACGCTGACCGCCATCGTGGGGCCGAACGGGGCCGGCAAGACCACCTATTTCAACCTCATCTCCGGGCAGTTGCGTGCCACGGCCGGGCAGGTGCTCGTGGATAGCCGGGACGTAACGGGCCTTCCGCCTTCGACGCGGGCAAAACGCGGTCTCGGCCGTGCCTTCCAGCTCACCAATCTGTTTCCGCGGCTGACCGCCCTGGAGAACGTCAGGCTTGCGGTGCAGAGCCGCGCCGAGGCCGGGTGGTCACTCCTGTCCGTATGGAGCAGCCGGCGCGACCTCATCGACAAGGCCGATGCGATCCTCGAACGCGTGCGCCTCGCGGACAAGCGTCACGTGCCCCCAGGCGCCCTCTCGCATGGGGACCAGCGCAAGCTCGAAGTGGCGCTCCTCATCGCCATGGAGCCCAAGGTATTCATGTTCGATGAGCCGACCGCCGGCATGAGCGTCGACGAGGTGCCGACCGTGCTCGAACTCATCCAGGACATCAGGAACCAGGGCGATGCCACGGTTCTCCTCGTGGAGCACAAGATGGACGTGGTCCGCTCCCTCGCCGACCGGATCGTCGTGCTCCACAACGGGGCGCTGGTGGCCGACGGGGAGCCGGCCGCCGTGATCGCCTCCCCGGTCGTTCAGGAGGCCTATCTCGGCCTGGAGGCGTCCCATGGCTGA